Genomic window (Pseudothauera hydrothermalis):
TTTGAGCTCGCCAACCGGCTATTGCTCACCCAGCTCAATCCGCGCCACGCCGAGGTGCACCAGGCCGCTGCCGCGCTGAGCACGGCGCTGGCGGCCGCGGCGCGGGCCGATCGCGACGCCCAGGCTGACCGCATACGAATCATCTTCGGATTTGCCGCCGGTGGTGCCGCGGTGGCGCTGCTTTTGATCGGCTGGGCCACTCGCCACCTGTTGGCCGCCATCGCCCGACCGTTGGAGGCGGCCAAAGGGTATCTGGACCGTATTGCCGAAGGTGACTTCCGGCAGCCCATCCCGATCGACCGGCGCGATGAAACCGGACAGGTGCTGCGGCGACTGGCCGTCATGCAAGCACGCCTGGAGGCACTGATCGATGCCCGGGCCACCGCCGAGGAAGTGGCCAGGCTGAAGTCGGAGTTTCTGGCCGTCATGAGTCATGAAATCCGCACGCCGCTCAATGGTGTCGTCGGCATGACCGATCTGTTGTTGACCACCCTGCTGGATCAGGAGCAGCAAGGCTACGCCCGAACCATCAAAGCCTCGGCCGATGCCTTGTTGGAGCTGATCGACGATATCCTGGATTACTCCAGGCTGGAGCGCGGCGGCGTAGAGTTCGAGCGAGCGCCGGTCGATTTGCGCGAATTGCTCGAAAGCGTGGTCGATATCGTCGCGCCGCGGGTGCAGGGTAAGGCCGTGACGCTGGCCAGCCACTGGGAGAGCGAGACACCGCCGGTCTTTATCGGCGATGCACACCGGGTGCGGCAAATTCTGCTCAATCTGCTGGGTAACGCGGCCAAATTCACCGACCAGGGCAGCATCGAACTGTTTGCGCGCAAAGTGACCTGGCAGGGGCAGCCGGCCATCGAATTTGCGGTCAAGGACACCGGCATCGGCATCGATCCGGCCGCCCGCGAGCGGCTGTTCAAACCCTTCACTCAAGCCGATGCCTCCACCACTCGGAAATACGGCGGCACCGGGTTGGGGTTAGCCATTTGCAAGCGTCTGGCCGAAGGCATGGGCGGAGAGCTGCTGGTCGACAGTTCCCCTGGGCAGGGCAGCACCTTTTGCCTGATTCTGCCTTTTCACGCTCCGGATGCCGACACGCTGGCCGCCTGGGGCGAGCGGCCCACCCACAGTTCGCTGGCCGGCAAGCGTATTGCGCTCGAGGGCGGGAGCGCGACCGAGCGCCGGTTGTGGCAGCAGATTCTGGCTGCCTGGCGGGTCGATCTGGCCGGCACGCCACCGGATCTACGGCTGATTCTGGCACCGCCCGGCGGGCTCGACCGCGCGGATCTGTGCCGGGAAGATGGCGTGCCCTGTGTGATCGCGCTGGCCAGCGCCGATGCGGCCGTGCGTCGGCAGCTGACCGCCCGGCAGATTCCGGTGATCGAACCGCCGCTCAAATCCTCGCTGATTTACGATGTGCTGGTCCAGGCCTTGGAGGGGCAAGCGGTTGCCGCGGTGGCAAGCACCGTGCCGGTCCCGTTGTCCGAAACCAGCGCCAACGAAGGCTTGACGATCCTGCTGGTCGAAGACAACCCGGTCAATCAACGGGTGGCCGCAGCCATGTTGGACAAGCTCGGCCACCGCACGGATATCGCCGACAGCGGGCGTATCGCGCTCGACATGTGGGCACCGGGCAAATACGATTTGATCCTGATGGACTGTCAGATGCCCGAGATGGACGGCTTTGCCGCCACGCGGGCCATCCGTGCGCGCGAAGCCGACGGCGCGCCGCATACGCCAATCATCGCCATGACCGCCAACGCGCTCGAAGGCGACCGTGAACACTGTTTGGCCGCCGGCATGGATGATTATCTGGCCAAACCGGTGACCCGCGAGCGCTTGGAAAGAGTGCTGGCGCGTTGGCAGTGTGCGCGGGCGGTGTCAGCGCCGGCGCAGCCCGCTCCTGCGGTCAGTGCGCCAACCGGGGCTGCCCAGTGGCTCGATCGTGCGCATCTGGCTGACATCACCGGCGGCGACGCTGCCTTGGCGCGCGAGTTGATCGCCCTGTTCGTCGCCGATCTGCCGCCGATGAGCGCCCGCCTGGCCGATGCCGCGGCGCAGGCCGGGGTTGACGGCGGCGCGGCGTTGGTCAAGGCTGCGCACGAAATCAAAGGCTCGGCGGGCAATCTGGGCCTGACCGGGCTGGCCGAAGCCGCCGCGGCGCTCGAGACCGTGGCCAAACAAGGCGCGCTCACCCTGGTGGCGGCGCGTCTTGCGGCGTTCAACCAGGCACGCAGCGTTTTTGAACAGCACTGGGAGGCCGGCAGTGACCAAGACCTGGTGTAATCACCGGCGGCGGCCGCTGCCCGGCGCAAAAAACTTGCACAAGGAATACGCTCATGGCCATTGTGCTGGCAGTCGATGACAACCACACCAATCTGCGCTTGATCGAGGCCATGTTGCGGGCGCTGCCCGAGGTGGAGTCGGTCATGCTCGACGACCCGGTACTGGCGCTCGACTGGTGTGCCGAAAACCGCCCGGATCTGATCTTGCTCGATTACATGATGCCGGAACTGGACGGCTTGGAATTCATGCGGCGGCTAAAGCGCACCATCGACTGTCCGGTCATCATGATCACCGCCGACACCGAGCGGCAGGTGCGTTACCAAGCGCTGGAACTGGGCGCACGGGATTTTCTCAACAAGCCGCTCGACCGTGCCGAGTTCATCGCACGGGTCAGAAACCAGCTCGCCCTGATCGATGCGCAGCGCAAACTTGCCGACCGTGCCGCCTGGTTGGCCGAAGAAGTGGACAAAGCCACCGCGCTGATCCGCAGCCGCGAGCATGAAACGGTGCTGCGCTTATCGCGCGCGGCCGAATACCGCGACCCGGAAACCGGCGCACACTTGCTGCGCATGGCCCACTACAGCCGCCTGATCGCAATCCAACTGGGGCTGCCGCGGGCCGAGGCGGAACTGTTGTTCCAAGCGGCGCCCATGCACGACGTGGGCAAAGTGGGCATACCCGATGCCATTTTGCTCAAGCCCGGCCGGCTGGACGAAGCCGAGTTTGCAGTCATGAAGCGCCATGCCGAAATCGGCCGCGATATCCTGTCCGGCTCCACTGCCGACCTGCTCTGCCTGGCGGCCGAAATCGCCTGGTCGCACCATGAAAAATGGGACGGTAGCGGTTATCCGCGTGGGCTGGCCGGCGAGGCGATTCCCCGCGCCGGACGCATCGTGGCGGTGGCCGATGTGTTCGATGCGCTCACTTCGGAACGCCCCTACAAGCGCGCCTGGCCGCTGGAGCGGGCGCGCCAGTTCCTGCTCGAACAGCGCGGCGCGCATTTCGATCCGGCTTGCGTGGACGCCTTCCTGGCCGTCTGGGACGATGCGCTGGCCATCCATGACTGCTACCGCGACAGCCTGACATGACGCGTCTTGCCCCCCTACGTTTTGCCGAATTGAAAGCCGGCGGGCGTCTGCCTTCGCCTTCGGGCCCGGCGCTGCGTCTGATCGAACTGTTGGCCTGCGATACCACGGCTTTGTCCGAAATCGTGCGCGAGGTGCAACAGGACCCTGCGCTGACCGGGCGGATCCTCAAACTTGCCAACGCATCCGCTTTTGCGCGGCCGCGACCGGCGGTGGCCATCACCGTCGACGTACTGATGACTATCGGCCTGCCGGCGCTACGGCAATGGGCGCTGGCCTGCGCCTTGATCGACGGCTACCGCAGCGGCCTGTGCAAAGCGCTCGACTATCCGGCGTTCTGGTCGCGGGCAATCGCCCGCGGCGCGGCGGCGCAAACACTGGGCGCAGCCTTGCGGTTGGCGCCGCCGGCCGAGCTCTACACCCTGGGTCTGGTTGCCGACATCGGTTTGCTGGGTCTGGCCAGCATCGAACCCGAACGCTTTGGCCCCATCCTGGCCCAGACCGGCCCGACGCGCGCCGAGCGCCTGGCCGCCGAGCAGGCCGCCTTCGGTTTCGATGAGCGCGGGCTTGCCATCGGACTGCTGCGCGACTGGGGTTTTCCGGCGCTTTTTGTGGATGCCGTCGAGCGCGCGTTGTACCCCCCGGCCGAACCGACCGCCGTGGCCCCGCGCGCACAACGCCTGGCCTGGCTGCTGGCGCTGGCCGACCGTCTGGCCGCCCTCATCGATCTGGATGACCCCGCACGGCGTGCCCACTTGCAACCGCTGTTGGATGAGGCCCGCCGCCTCGATCTGGACGCGCAGCGCTTTCTTGCCCTGGCCGATGACAGTCTGACTGCGTGGCGGGAGTGGAGCGCCGTGTTTGCGTTGCCCACCTACACGCTGACGCCGTTTTCGACCTTGGCCATGACCACCGAGGAACCGCCGCAGTCCGGCCAGAGACCGCTGCGGGTGCTGGTGGTCGATGACGACAGCGCGCTGCGCCGGCTGCTCGAACACCAACTCGGCAAAGCCGGCTATCAGGTACGCACCGCGGCCGACGGTCGGCAAGGGCTGCACGAGGCGCTGGCTTGGCGCCCGGATATCCTCTTGACCGATCTGCTGATGCCGCACCAGGACGGCTTTGAACTGATCCGCAAGCTGCGCGCATCGGAACTGGGCCAGTCGCTGTACTGCATCGTGCTGTCTGTCGTCGACGACGAGGGACCCATGTCCGAAGCCTTCGCCCTGGGCGCCGACGACTATCTGGCCAAGCCGCTCAAACCGCGAACCCTTTTGGCCCGCCTGGATGCGGGCGCGCGCATCGTGCGGATGCAAAAAACGCTGGCCGAGCGCAATCTGGCGCTCAATCAAGCCCTGCGTCAGGTCGAAGCTCAGGCCTCGACCGACGCGCTTACCGGCCTGCCCAATCGCCGTTACATCGAGGCGCGCCTGGCGCAAGAATGCGCGGCCGCGGCGCGCAGTGGCCGCGCGCTGTCATGGTTGCTGCTCGATATCGATCATCTGCGGCGCGTGAACGACACCTACGGTCAAGCCGTCGGCGATGCGGTGCTGGTCGAAGTGGCCCGACGTATCCAGCACACCAAACGGCGCTCGGATGTCGCCGCCAGACTGGGTGGCGGCTCGTTCGCCATCATTGCGGTCGACACCCCGCCCCCGGCAGCGCGCCAGCTCGCCGAACGGCTACGCAGGGCAGTGGCCGCAGCGGATATCGCAGTCGGCGGCAAAAACATCCCGGTCACCGTCAGCATTGGCTTGGCCGGATACACCGCCGGCGGTGGCACCATCGACGCGCTGCGCCAAGCCGCCGAAGACGCCCTGGAACGCGCCAAGGCCCAAGGATGCAACCGGGTGGATTGCCAAGCGCAGCCGTCTGCTTGAACTTCCCAACCCATGGCCGCAAGTGCTCGAATGCAGCCGGTGCCCCCGGTCATACACGGGCATACCGGCTGTGCCGAAGGTCGGGCCTGCTCGCGGAACGGATGTGGTTTTGGTAAGTTTTGCTGGCGTGTCCGTGTGAGCAGATGGAGGAAAGTGGCCATGGACATCTTGACTAGCATCCAGGCGCAAATCGACGCGGTGCGGCTGCCGTTGTATGCGGTGTCAGTGTCTGCGGTGCGCAGCCCCGATACGCCGCTGTTGCTGTTGTTGCACTGGCACGGTTTTCGGCCCGAGGCGCAGCGCGAGCGCGCCGGCCGGCCGCGGCGGGCGGCGGTGCCGGGCACGGCGTTGCAGCTCAATTCACGCTGGCACACGCTGGAAGAGATCGAAGGCGCCATGTTGGACGCCGCCTGGCAGCTGGGCGCCTGGGATCTGGAGCGCAGTGTGCGCCGCGGCTGTGGCGAGGTGGGTGCGTCGGCCCAGGAAGCCCATGAATGCCGTCAGGCGTTTGGCGACAATCCGCTGGCGCCGGGCAGCGAAGCGCATCTGGTGGTCGAGGCGCCGGATCGCGATGAGCTGATGCAGGCCGCCGCCCGCCGCGGCTATGTGCGCTGGTTGTTCCGTCCGGTGCGCGCCGGGTTGTGGCGGGCGATTGCCGAGGACGACACCTTGAATGCCGAAGGCGGCCGCACCCCGCCTTGCCCGGTGATGCCGCGGCAGGTGGGCGAACCCGGCCGGGCACCGCAGGTGTATCGACTCGGGCGGGTGCGCCGCCTGGTGCTACCCGGATTGCCACCCTCTTGAAATCCGTTTCGGGCGCCCCTATATCGCGCTGCGTCGGTATGAGCCGGCTGCGCAGGCCACCGGCTGCATGTCAGCGGTGGCTTGGCGATCGTTGTTTCGGTGATATCAATTCGTAAAGGAGATCGACAGATGCACATTCGTCCCCTACGCGACCGGATCATCGTCAAGCGGGTCGAGGCCCAGCGCACGACCGCCTCTGGGATCGTGATTCCCGATACTGCCGCCGAGAAACCTGAACAAGGCGAAGTCGTTGCGGTCGGTCCTGGTCGACGCGACGACGCGGGGGCGTTGATCCCGATGGAAGTGAAGGTCGGCGATCTGGTGCTGTTTGGCAAGTACGCCGGACAGACCGTCAAGGTCGATGGCCAAGAACTGTTGGTCATGCGCGAAGACGATGTGATGGGTGTCATCGAGCGTGACGCTGCGGCACTGCAAAAGGCCGCCTGATTTTTCGGTTTATTGAATCGAGGAGAGACAACAGCTATGGCAGCAAAAATCGTCCAGTTCCATGATTCCGCCCGCGAACGCATCGTCCGCGGGGTCAACATCCTGGCCAACGCGGTCAAGGTCACCCTGGGACCGAAAGGCCGCAACGTGGTGTTGGAGCGCTCTTTCGGCGCGCCGGTGATTACCAAGGACGGTGTGTCGGTCGCCAAGGAAATCGAACTCAAGGACAAGTTCGAGAACATGGGCGCGCAAATGGTCAAGCAGGTTGCCTCCAAGACCGCGGATGTGGCCGGTGACGGCACCACCACCGCCACCGTGCTGGCTCAGGCCATCGTGGCCGAGGGCATGAAATATGTGGCGGCCGGCATGAATCCGATGGATCTTAAGCGCGGCATCGACAAGGCCGTGGCCGCCACCGTCGAAGAGCTGAAAAAACTGTCCAAGCCGTGCTCGACCAGCAAGGAAATCGCCCAGGTGGCCTCGATCTCGGCCAACTCCGACAGCGACATCGGCGACATCATTGCCCGCGCCATGGACAAGGTGGGCAAGGAAGGCGTGATTACCGTCGAAGACGGCAAGTCGCTGCAAAACGAGCTGGATGTGGTCGAAGGCATGCAGTTCGACCGCGGCTATCTGTCGCCCTACTTCATCAACAACCCGGACAAGCAGATTGCGGTGCTCGATGAGCCGCTGGTGCTGATCCATGACAAGAAGATCTCCAGCATCCGCGATCTGCTGCCGGTGCTCGAAGAGGTGGCCAAGGCCGGTCGTCCGCTGCTGATCATTGCCGAGGATATCGAAGGCGAAGCGCTGGCCACGCTGGTGGTCAACAGCATGCGCGGCGTGCTCAAGGTGGCGGCGGTCAAGGCGCCGGGCTTTGGCGACCGTCGCAAGGCCATGCTGGAGGATATCGCCATTCTGACCGGCGGTACGGTGATTTCCGAGGAAACCGGCAAGCAGCTCGAAAAAGCCACGCTCGCCGACTTGGGCCGTGCCAAGCGCGTCGAAGTGCACAAGGAAACCACCACCATCATCGACGGCGCCGGCGAGGATGCGAAGATCAAGGCCCGTGTGGCGGCGATCCAGCGTCAGATCGAAGAGGCGACCTCCGACTACGACCGCGAAAAACTGCAGGAACGTGTGGCCAAGCTGGCCGGTGGCGTGGCGGTGATCAAGGTCGGTGCCGCCACCGAAGTGGAAATGAAGGAGAAGAAAGACCGGGTGGACGATGCGCTGCATGCTACCCGTGCCGCGGTCGAAGAAGGCATCGTGCCCGGCGGTGGCGTGGCGCTGCTGCGCGCCCGCGCTGCCCTCAAGGCGCTCAAGGGCGACAACCATGACCAGGATGCCGGCATCAAGATCGTGCTGCGTGCGCTGGAAGAGCCCTTGCGTGCGATTGCCGCCAATGCCGGCGACGAGCCGAGCGTGGTGGTGGCCAAGGTCGAAAGCGGCCAGGGCAATTTCGGCTACAACGCTGCTTCCGGCGAATACGGCGACCTGGTCGAGATGGGCGTGATCGATCCGACCAAGGTCACCCGCAGCGCGCTGCAAAATGCGGCTTCGGTCGCGGGCCTGATCCTCACCACCGATGCCACGGTGGCCGAAGCGCCCAAGGAAGAAAAACCGGCTGCCCCGGCCATGCCGGAAATGGACTACTGATGCCGTTTGGCCAGCGTGCCCGCCGAGGGCAGGCTGGCGTGCTGATCGGCCTTGCGCCCGCACGGTTTGCCCGCTGCGGGCGTTTTTTATTCCGTATCCGGGATTATCCCTTTTTCGCATCGACCAGCGGCACCACGCCGGGAAACGCAAAGCGCTTGCGTCCCGGCTCCATTTCGGTGAGCGGCGCGCAGGCAGTCAGCGTCGACAGACTGCGTACGGTCAGATCCTGATAGCAGCGGGTGCCGTCCACCTTCCAGGCCAGTTCTTGTTCGGACAGCGCGCGCACCACCTTGGCCGGCATGCCGGCCGCCAGCATCCGGGGTGGGATTTCCATGCCGGCTTTGACAAAGGCGCAGGCGCCGACCATGGCCGATTCGCCGACGATGGCATTGTCCATGATGACCGCATTCATGCCGATCAGCGCGTTTTTACCGACCCGGCAGCCGTGAAGCACCGCGCCGTGGCCCACATGGCCGTCTTGTTCGATCACCGTGTCGGTGCCAGGGAAGCCGTGCATGACGCAGGTGTCCTGGATGTTGCTGCCTTCTTCCAACACGATGCGGCCAAAGTCGCCGCGTAAGCTGGCCAGCGGGGCGACGTAGCAGCGCGGACCGACGATGACATCGCCGATCAGCACCGCGTCCGGATGGACAAAGGCGTCCGGGTGGATGACCGGGCGCAGGCCGTCGATTTCGTAGCAGGGCATGGGCTTGTCTCCTGGATGGACAACGGGGCGCCGCAGCGCCCCGTCGATGTGGTGGTGATAAGTCTGCGCGGGGCTTACTCGACATGGTAGCGCCGCTGCACCACCCGGAAGCGGTTGGCAACAAAAGCGGCATCGGCGTAGGCGGCGTTGGCGGCCGGATTCATGCCGACGCCATGATAATCGGAGAAGGCCGCGGACTGGTTCACGAACACTCCGCCGGTGAGGTTGATCGATAGAGCGACGCCGGCGTTCAGCGTGGCTTCGGTCATCGCATCGAGGATCTCGGGGCGGATCGAGTACACGCCCACGGTCAGCGCGCCGTGTTCGCGCACCATGCGCTCGGACAGCGCCACCGCGGCCGCGGCATCGGCCACCTTGACTACGAAGGCGATCGGGCCGAAGCGCTCTTCCATGTAATAGGTTTCGTCGGCGGCGTCGCAGGCGAGCAGCACCGGGGTGCGCACCTGCGCAGCGGGAAATTCCGGGTGCTCGATCCGGGAGGAGGCGAGCACGACCTTGCCGTACTGGCCGGACTGGCATTCGTCGATGCGCGCCAGCGTGGCCTCGGACTGGATGGCGCCGAGCACCGCGGTGGCCACCGCCGCATCGGACAGGAACTTGCCGATCGCCGCGCCCAGATCGGCGGCGACTTCGTCATAGCTCTTGTGGCCCTGGTCGGTGTCGATGCCCCCGGCCGGTACCAGGATGGCCTGGGTGGTGGTGCACATCTGGCCGGAATACAGGCTGAGCGTAAAGGCCAGGTTTCTCAGCATGCCTTTGTAATTGTCGGTGGATTCGATGACCACGTTATTGACCCCGGCCAGTTCGGCATACACCTGGGCTTGGCGGGCGTTGTCCAGCAGCCACCGGCCAAAGGTGTTGCCGCCGGTGAAATCGATGGATTTGACCGCCGGGTGGGTGGCCAGCGCCTGGGTGGCGGCGCGCTTTTCCACCACCGCCAGGGTGACCAGGTTGGGGTCCAGACCGGCCTCAGTCAGCACTTCGCGGATGATCCGCACGGTCAGCGCGGCCGGAAGAATAGCGTTGCTATGCGGCTTGACGATCACCGGGTTGCCGGTGGCCAGTGCGGCAAACAGGCCGGGATAGGTGTTCCAGGTGGGGAACGTGCCGCAGCCGATCACCAGTGCCACCCCGCGGCCGACGATTTCATAGTGTTTTTGCAGCTTCAGCGGTGGATTTTTGCCCTGTGGCTTTTCCCACAGGGCGGTGGCGGGAATGCGGAGCATTTCGTCCCAGGCGTAGGCCACAGCCTCCAGCCCGCGGTCTTGCGCATGCGGGCCGCCGGCCTGAAAAGCCATCATCCAGCCCTGGCCAGTGGTGTACATCACCGCATGGGCGATTTCAAAGCTGCGTTTGTTTAGGCGGTCGAGTATTTCCAAACACACGCCCACCCGGCCTTCGGCGCCGATCTTACGCCAGCCCGACATGGCCGCCTGGGCGGCGGCAATCAGCGCGTCCACGTCGCAGACCGGATAGCGCACATCCAGCTTGACGCCGTAGGGGCTTTTCTCTGGCGCGGCCCAGGCGCAAAGACCCGGCTGGTCGAGCACAAAATCCTGACCGACCAGAGCCTCCACCGCGGCTTTGCCGTCGGCCATGGCGGTTTCGCCATAGGTCTTGGGGCTGGGCAT
Coding sequences:
- a CDS encoding ATP-binding protein, which encodes MRRNLPVTGKEIELPENLTFVTQTDLKGRITEANDAFCTITGFCRAELIGQPHNLVRHPDVPPALFEQLWRTLAAGRPWRGVIKNRVKNGDHYWVEAFVTPVRRGGEIIGHLSVRHPASPKQVAEAERLYARLWQGERVISPRPPWFARLSIRTRLAMVMAAMACLLIGGAVVGTLGVWQGMRDLARLEQQHIGAARLLAQTERTLGENSRQALLALQHSPESPFAGLHDHALAHHLQALEANWQQSEQALAGLRSLLAEVNLQHAVATLTDAHRRYLEEGLQPVRDALLAGRFELANRLLLTQLNPRHAEVHQAAAALSTALAAAARADRDAQADRIRIIFGFAAGGAAVALLLIGWATRHLLAAIARPLEAAKGYLDRIAEGDFRQPIPIDRRDETGQVLRRLAVMQARLEALIDARATAEEVARLKSEFLAVMSHEIRTPLNGVVGMTDLLLTTLLDQEQQGYARTIKASADALLELIDDILDYSRLERGGVEFERAPVDLRELLESVVDIVAPRVQGKAVTLASHWESETPPVFIGDAHRVRQILLNLLGNAAKFTDQGSIELFARKVTWQGQPAIEFAVKDTGIGIDPAARERLFKPFTQADASTTRKYGGTGLGLAICKRLAEGMGGELLVDSSPGQGSTFCLILPFHAPDADTLAAWGERPTHSSLAGKRIALEGGSATERRLWQQILAAWRVDLAGTPPDLRLILAPPGGLDRADLCREDGVPCVIALASADAAVRRQLTARQIPVIEPPLKSSLIYDVLVQALEGQAVAAVASTVPVPLSETSANEGLTILLVEDNPVNQRVAAAMLDKLGHRTDIADSGRIALDMWAPGKYDLILMDCQMPEMDGFAATRAIRAREADGAPHTPIIAMTANALEGDREHCLAAGMDDYLAKPVTRERLERVLARWQCARAVSAPAQPAPAVSAPTGAAQWLDRAHLADITGGDAALARELIALFVADLPPMSARLADAAAQAGVDGGAALVKAAHEIKGSAGNLGLTGLAEAAAALETVAKQGALTLVAARLAAFNQARSVFEQHWEAGSDQDLV
- a CDS encoding HD domain-containing phosphohydrolase, with product MAIVLAVDDNHTNLRLIEAMLRALPEVESVMLDDPVLALDWCAENRPDLILLDYMMPELDGLEFMRRLKRTIDCPVIMITADTERQVRYQALELGARDFLNKPLDRAEFIARVRNQLALIDAQRKLADRAAWLAEEVDKATALIRSREHETVLRLSRAAEYRDPETGAHLLRMAHYSRLIAIQLGLPRAEAELLFQAAPMHDVGKVGIPDAILLKPGRLDEAEFAVMKRHAEIGRDILSGSTADLLCLAAEIAWSHHEKWDGSGYPRGLAGEAIPRAGRIVAVADVFDALTSERPYKRAWPLERARQFLLEQRGAHFDPACVDAFLAVWDDALAIHDCYRDSLT
- a CDS encoding diguanylate cyclase, translated to MTRLAPLRFAELKAGGRLPSPSGPALRLIELLACDTTALSEIVREVQQDPALTGRILKLANASAFARPRPAVAITVDVLMTIGLPALRQWALACALIDGYRSGLCKALDYPAFWSRAIARGAAAQTLGAALRLAPPAELYTLGLVADIGLLGLASIEPERFGPILAQTGPTRAERLAAEQAAFGFDERGLAIGLLRDWGFPALFVDAVERALYPPAEPTAVAPRAQRLAWLLALADRLAALIDLDDPARRAHLQPLLDEARRLDLDAQRFLALADDSLTAWREWSAVFALPTYTLTPFSTLAMTTEEPPQSGQRPLRVLVVDDDSALRRLLEHQLGKAGYQVRTAADGRQGLHEALAWRPDILLTDLLMPHQDGFELIRKLRASELGQSLYCIVLSVVDDEGPMSEAFALGADDYLAKPLKPRTLLARLDAGARIVRMQKTLAERNLALNQALRQVEAQASTDALTGLPNRRYIEARLAQECAAAARSGRALSWLLLDIDHLRRVNDTYGQAVGDAVLVEVARRIQHTKRRSDVAARLGGGSFAIIAVDTPPPAARQLAERLRRAVAAADIAVGGKNIPVTVSIGLAGYTAGGGTIDALRQAAEDALERAKAQGCNRVDCQAQPSA
- a CDS encoding diguanylate cyclase — its product is MDILTSIQAQIDAVRLPLYAVSVSAVRSPDTPLLLLLHWHGFRPEAQRERAGRPRRAAVPGTALQLNSRWHTLEEIEGAMLDAAWQLGAWDLERSVRRGCGEVGASAQEAHECRQAFGDNPLAPGSEAHLVVEAPDRDELMQAAARRGYVRWLFRPVRAGLWRAIAEDDTLNAEGGRTPPCPVMPRQVGEPGRAPQVYRLGRVRRLVLPGLPPS
- a CDS encoding co-chaperone GroES, which codes for MHIRPLRDRIIVKRVEAQRTTASGIVIPDTAAEKPEQGEVVAVGPGRRDDAGALIPMEVKVGDLVLFGKYAGQTVKVDGQELLVMREDDVMGVIERDAAALQKAA
- the groL gene encoding chaperonin GroEL (60 kDa chaperone family; promotes refolding of misfolded polypeptides especially under stressful conditions; forms two stacked rings of heptamers to form a barrel-shaped 14mer; ends can be capped by GroES; misfolded proteins enter the barrel where they are refolded when GroES binds) codes for the protein MAAKIVQFHDSARERIVRGVNILANAVKVTLGPKGRNVVLERSFGAPVITKDGVSVAKEIELKDKFENMGAQMVKQVASKTADVAGDGTTTATVLAQAIVAEGMKYVAAGMNPMDLKRGIDKAVAATVEELKKLSKPCSTSKEIAQVASISANSDSDIGDIIARAMDKVGKEGVITVEDGKSLQNELDVVEGMQFDRGYLSPYFINNPDKQIAVLDEPLVLIHDKKISSIRDLLPVLEEVAKAGRPLLIIAEDIEGEALATLVVNSMRGVLKVAAVKAPGFGDRRKAMLEDIAILTGGTVISEETGKQLEKATLADLGRAKRVEVHKETTTIIDGAGEDAKIKARVAAIQRQIEEATSDYDREKLQERVAKLAGGVAVIKVGAATEVEMKEKKDRVDDALHATRAAVEEGIVPGGGVALLRARAALKALKGDNHDQDAGIKIVLRALEEPLRAIAANAGDEPSVVVAKVESGQGNFGYNAASGEYGDLVEMGVIDPTKVTRSALQNAASVAGLILTTDATVAEAPKEEKPAAPAMPEMDY
- the paaY gene encoding phenylacetic acid degradation protein PaaY, which gives rise to MPCYEIDGLRPVIHPDAFVHPDAVLIGDVIVGPRCYVAPLASLRGDFGRIVLEEGSNIQDTCVMHGFPGTDTVIEQDGHVGHGAVLHGCRVGKNALIGMNAVIMDNAIVGESAMVGACAFVKAGMEIPPRMLAAGMPAKVVRALSEQELAWKVDGTRCYQDLTVRSLSTLTACAPLTEMEPGRKRFAFPGVVPLVDAKKG
- the paaN gene encoding phenylacetic acid degradation protein PaaN; the protein is MTHPLFDKHRATLEAAIAAIRTRGYWTPYPEMPSPKTYGETAMADGKAAVEALVGQDFVLDQPGLCAWAAPEKSPYGVKLDVRYPVCDVDALIAAAQAAMSGWRKIGAEGRVGVCLEILDRLNKRSFEIAHAVMYTTGQGWMMAFQAGGPHAQDRGLEAVAYAWDEMLRIPATALWEKPQGKNPPLKLQKHYEIVGRGVALVIGCGTFPTWNTYPGLFAALATGNPVIVKPHSNAILPAALTVRIIREVLTEAGLDPNLVTLAVVEKRAATQALATHPAVKSIDFTGGNTFGRWLLDNARQAQVYAELAGVNNVVIESTDNYKGMLRNLAFTLSLYSGQMCTTTQAILVPAGGIDTDQGHKSYDEVAADLGAAIGKFLSDAAVATAVLGAIQSEATLARIDECQSGQYGKVVLASSRIEHPEFPAAQVRTPVLLACDAADETYYMEERFGPIAFVVKVADAAAAVALSERMVREHGALTVGVYSIRPEILDAMTEATLNAGVALSINLTGGVFVNQSAAFSDYHGVGMNPAANAAYADAAFVANRFRVVQRRYHVE